In Bradyrhizobium guangxiense, the following are encoded in one genomic region:
- a CDS encoding molybdopterin molybdotransferase MoeA → MAQLSDDCFAFGGPMMSVDEAVGLITTRVNAIVDLETVALIDADGRVLARDVAAPLPLPPFTNSAVDGYAVRTADLPVSVGQAFPLDGRIQAGGLAQAPIKPGHTARIFTGAPMPPGAETVFMQEDVRVDETGKIVLPPGLKAGANVRPAGEDIPQGHVALRAGQRLRPQHVALAAAFGLTRLDVVRRIRVAVFSTGDELASPGEPRAASQLFDSNRFMLMAMLRRLGCEVSDLGILRDERTSLANGLKQVAGRHDLILTTGGVSTGEEDHVKAAVESIGSLVLWRVAIKPGRPVAMGIIDGTPLIGLPGNPVASFVTFVHVVRPTVLALVGGLPEPLTPIPLRAAFTYKKKAGRREYVRASLRRAQDGGLEAIKFPREGAGLLSSLVETDGLVELVESVTAVEPGQQVSFLSYAGLL, encoded by the coding sequence ATGGCGCAACTCTCGGACGATTGCTTTGCCTTCGGCGGCCCGATGATGTCGGTCGACGAGGCCGTTGGTCTCATCACGACGCGCGTCAATGCGATCGTCGATCTGGAAACGGTGGCGCTCATCGACGCAGACGGGCGCGTGCTGGCGCGCGACGTCGCCGCGCCGCTGCCGTTGCCGCCCTTCACCAACTCGGCCGTCGACGGCTACGCCGTACGCACCGCCGATCTTCCTGTTAGCGTGGGGCAGGCGTTCCCGCTTGACGGCCGCATTCAAGCCGGTGGGCTTGCACAGGCACCGATCAAACCTGGTCACACCGCGCGCATCTTCACGGGCGCGCCGATGCCGCCCGGCGCGGAGACCGTCTTCATGCAGGAAGATGTCCGCGTCGACGAGACCGGCAAGATCGTGCTGCCGCCCGGGCTGAAGGCTGGCGCCAATGTCCGGCCTGCAGGCGAGGACATTCCCCAAGGACATGTCGCGCTGCGCGCCGGTCAGCGCTTGCGGCCGCAGCACGTCGCGCTCGCCGCGGCCTTCGGGCTGACTCGGCTTGATGTGGTCAGACGCATTCGCGTTGCCGTGTTCTCGACCGGCGACGAGCTGGCTTCCCCTGGCGAGCCACGGGCGGCCTCGCAGCTGTTCGATTCCAACCGTTTCATGCTGATGGCGATGCTTCGCCGGCTCGGTTGCGAGGTCAGCGATCTCGGCATTCTGCGCGACGAGCGGACGTCGCTTGCGAATGGCCTGAAGCAGGTTGCAGGCCGGCACGACCTGATCCTGACCACCGGCGGGGTTTCGACCGGCGAGGAAGACCACGTCAAGGCGGCGGTCGAGAGCATCGGCTCGCTGGTGCTATGGCGGGTGGCGATCAAGCCCGGCCGGCCCGTGGCGATGGGTATCATCGACGGCACGCCGCTGATCGGATTGCCCGGCAATCCCGTTGCAAGTTTCGTCACGTTCGTCCATGTGGTGCGGCCGACGGTGTTGGCGCTGGTGGGCGGCCTGCCGGAGCCGTTGACGCCCATCCCGTTACGTGCCGCGTTTACTTACAAGAAGAAGGCGGGCCGGCGTGAATATGTGCGAGCTTCGCTGCGACGCGCGCAGGACGGCGGGCTCGAGGCGATCAAGTTTCCGCGCGAGGGAGCGGGGCTGTTGTCCTCGCTGGTCGAGACCGACGGCTTGGTCGAACTCGTCGAGAGTGTCACGGCGGTCGAGCCTGGGCAGCAGGTAAGCTTCCTGTCCTACGCCGGTCTGCTCTAA
- a CDS encoding formate dehydrogenase accessory sulfurtransferase FdhD yields the protein MMKIDKTPVPLIIPNPDDPRLTQSVAGTDQTGARVEIKVPMERPLTLYLNAQEIVTMMTIGDYPEYLALGYLLNQNMLKYNDVVTEVEYDDDLQVVVVRTEHNTNFEAKLKKRTQTSGCAQGTAFGDLLEAVESVALPKAELRTSWLYQMTQTINTMPSLYLEAGAIHGCVLCREGAPLCYPEDVGRHNAVDKIAGWMYRHGVDASDKILYTTGRLTSEMVIKTVRMGIPILVSRSGFTAWGVDLARQVGLTLIGRTRGKRFIALAGEERIVYDQNLAYVEEESAKHKRKGEAGDD from the coding sequence ATGATGAAGATCGACAAGACTCCGGTGCCTTTGATCATCCCCAATCCGGACGACCCGCGCCTGACCCAGAGCGTGGCCGGGACCGACCAGACCGGCGCCAGGGTCGAGATCAAGGTGCCGATGGAGCGGCCGCTGACACTCTACCTGAATGCGCAGGAGATCGTCACCATGATGACGATCGGCGACTATCCGGAATATCTGGCGCTCGGCTACCTGCTGAACCAGAACATGCTGAAATATAACGACGTGGTCACCGAGGTCGAATATGACGACGATCTCCAGGTCGTCGTCGTGCGCACCGAGCACAACACCAATTTCGAGGCCAAGCTGAAGAAGCGCACGCAGACCTCGGGCTGCGCCCAGGGCACTGCCTTCGGCGACCTGCTGGAGGCGGTCGAGAGCGTCGCGTTGCCGAAGGCGGAGCTGCGCACCTCCTGGCTTTATCAGATGACGCAGACCATCAACACCATGCCGTCCCTGTATCTGGAAGCCGGCGCGATTCATGGCTGCGTGCTGTGCAGGGAAGGCGCCCCGCTCTGCTACCCCGAGGACGTCGGCCGCCACAACGCCGTCGACAAGATCGCCGGCTGGATGTACCGCCACGGCGTCGATGCCTCCGACAAGATCCTCTACACCACGGGACGCCTCACCTCGGAAATGGTCATCAAGACGGTGCGCATGGGCATTCCGATTCTGGTGTCGCGCTCGGGCTTCACCGCCTGGGGGGTCGATCTCGCGAGGCAGGTCGGTCTGACGCTGATCGGCCGCACCCGCGGCAAACGCTTCATCGCGCTCGCCGGCGAGGAGCGGATTGTCTACGACCAGAACCTCGCTTACGTCGAGGAGGAATCGGCCAAGCACAAGCGCAAGGGTGAAGCTGGTGACGACTGA
- the mobB gene encoding molybdopterin-guanine dinucleotide biosynthesis protein B yields MPPLVIASAAKHSRIFRRRQSGLLRGACHRAALRADPVARDDGEDGGSVAERRLLEKRAGMKVIGLAGWSGAGKTTLLTRLIPHFNAQGLRVSVIKHAHHQFDVDVPGKDSWRHREAGAAEVLVASSNRWALMHELRGAAEPKLPELLGKLSAVDLVIVEGFKREPHRKIEVHRAANGKPLLFPDDPGIAGIATDTTIDTGLPTVHLDDIAAAAELLLRAAMPVEEAVAKSAAIR; encoded by the coding sequence ATGCCTCCACTCGTTATTGCGAGCGCAGCGAAGCACTCCAGAATCTTTCGGCGGCGGCAGTCTGGATTGCTTCGCGGAGCCTGTCATCGGGCCGCGCTACGCGCGGACCCGGTGGCTCGCGATGACGGGGAGGACGGTGGTTCCGTCGCCGAGCGCCGGTTGCTGGAAAAGAGAGCTGGAATGAAAGTCATCGGCCTTGCAGGCTGGAGTGGTGCGGGCAAGACCACGCTGTTGACGCGGCTGATCCCGCATTTCAACGCGCAGGGCCTGCGCGTCTCGGTCATCAAGCATGCGCATCACCAGTTCGATGTCGACGTGCCCGGCAAGGATTCCTGGCGCCATCGCGAGGCCGGTGCGGCCGAAGTGTTGGTTGCGTCGTCAAACCGCTGGGCCCTGATGCACGAACTGCGTGGCGCTGCCGAGCCCAAATTGCCGGAACTATTGGGCAAGCTGTCCGCGGTCGATCTCGTCATAGTCGAGGGTTTCAAGCGCGAGCCGCATCGCAAGATCGAGGTGCATCGCGCCGCGAACGGCAAGCCGCTGCTGTTTCCCGACGATCCCGGGATCGCGGGAATCGCGACCGACACCACCATTGACACAGGGCTACCGACCGTCCATCTCGACGATATCGCGGCTGCTGCGGAATTGCTGCTGCGCGCGGCGATGCCGGTCGAGGAGGCGGTGGCGAAGAGCGCCGCGATACGCTGA